A single region of the Nitrospirota bacterium genome encodes:
- a CDS encoding ParA family protein produces MAKIITVINQKGGVGKTTVAVNLSSFMSEYFEKILLLDFDPQSDASVWLCKDYGNPVSQISTQQRTPKIEDILRFGLKNDLDDSAVRQELKELALAAVSGHNPAVVTTSLNLDRIDREMTGIGERKAAAKLIETIKIISEDYDLVLIDTAPYISNLHYIVVSASDYILIPITLDATAIGGGGNVINLILSDVRKYYSNPGVSVIGVLINNYEKVSNISKAMEDMALEVFGDLIFKTRIKAAVKLRELPILNSTLDKVYPKLPLSQDFKDLALEIYTRMRG; encoded by the coding sequence GTGGCTAAGATAATAACGGTAATCAATCAGAAGGGTGGGGTGGGAAAGACCACCGTGGCCGTGAATCTTTCCAGTTTTATGTCTGAGTATTTTGAGAAAATCCTGCTGCTGGATTTTGATCCGCAATCGGATGCCTCCGTGTGGTTGTGTAAAGACTACGGCAATCCGGTAAGCCAGATTAGCACTCAGCAACGTACTCCAAAAATCGAGGATATTCTGCGTTTTGGCCTGAAAAATGATCTTGACGACAGTGCCGTAAGACAAGAACTTAAAGAGCTTGCGTTAGCCGCAGTGTCCGGGCATAACCCTGCCGTTGTCACCACATCCTTAAACCTGGACCGGATAGACCGGGAAATGACAGGCATTGGGGAGCGTAAGGCTGCCGCTAAACTTATTGAAACCATTAAAATCATATCCGAGGACTATGACCTTGTGCTGATTGATACGGCGCCCTACATCTCAAACCTTCACTATATTGTAGTGAGTGCCTCAGATTACATTTTGATTCCAATAACTCTGGATGCAACGGCAATCGGAGGCGGCGGAAACGTGATAAACCTGATACTCTCAGACGTCAGAAAGTACTACAGCAATCCCGGGGTTTCGGTAATTGGAGTGCTGATAAATAATTACGAGAAGGTGTCAAACATATCAAAGGCTATGGAGGATATGGCCCTTGAGGTGTTTGGCGATTTGATATTTAAAACCCGGATCAAAGCAGCCGTAAAACTCCGTGAGCTACCCATACTAAACTCCACGCTGGATAAGGTCTATCCCAAACTCCCCTTGTCTCAGGACTTTAAAGACCTGGCGCTTGAGATATACACCAGAATGCGTGGGTAA
- a CDS encoding nucleotidyltransferase substrate binding protein codes for MSARWKAENQGKGIYPQMTQMDADKLNNQHRFIIYYRGDGGNWMPLDLSSLRKALLYLGGALEFAASAKAAALSETERDVIRAGVIQNFEFTYELSWKFIRSEWTSLTGTDAPQSSEK; via the coding sequence GTGTCCGCAAGATGGAAGGCAGAGAATCAGGGAAAAGGGATTTATCCGCAGATGACGCAGATGGACGCAGATAAATTAAATAATCAGCACCGCTTTATTATATACTACAGAGGAGATGGGGGAAATTGGATGCCGCTTGATTTAAGCAGTTTACGGAAAGCGTTGTTGTACTTAGGGGGCGCGCTTGAGTTTGCCGCAAGCGCAAAGGCGGCGGCACTGTCTGAGACGGAGCGGGACGTCATCAGGGCCGGAGTTATTCAGAATTTTGAGTTTACATATGAGCTGTCGTGGAAATTCATCCGCTCAGAGTGGACGTCGTTGACTGGCACAGATGCTCCCCAGAGTTCAGAGAAATAA
- a CDS encoding DUF86 domain-containing protein, producing the protein MTNPSPVPRLTDIIEAIELINIEMSGLTLEAYDADRRKQWLIERGVEIISEASRHLPVEIKERHPEIPWQKVAGIGNVLRHNYERVSNNVLWRVVIDELPALETLCRAELAAETEREQKRKHSGL; encoded by the coding sequence GTGACAAATCCCTCGCCCGTGCCGCGCCTGACAGACATTATTGAAGCCATTGAGCTTATTAACATCGAAATGTCCGGGTTAACGCTTGAGGCCTATGACGCTGACAGGCGCAAACAATGGCTCATTGAGCGCGGCGTTGAAATTATCTCAGAGGCGAGCCGCCATCTGCCTGTTGAAATTAAGGAGCGGCATCCGGAAATTCCATGGCAGAAAGTGGCAGGCATTGGTAATGTGTTACGGCATAACTACGAACGGGTTTCAAACAATGTGCTGTGGCGCGTTGTGATAGATGAGCTGCCCGCTTTGGAAACACTCTGCCGCGCAGAGCTTGCAGCAGAAACAGAACGGGAACAAAAACGCAAACATTCCGGACTATGA
- a CDS encoding nucleotidyltransferase family protein, with translation MQRSEAISLLKQHEDELRRLGVESLYMFGSTARNEANENSDVDLFFDYEVGKFGLFELMDVKNAAAQILGCKTDIMTRDSLHKMLREQIEASAIQVF, from the coding sequence ATGCAACGCAGCGAGGCCATAAGCCTGTTAAAACAACATGAAGACGAACTCAGGCGGCTTGGGGTGGAGAGTCTTTACATGTTTGGATCAACTGCGCGCAATGAGGCTAATGAGAATTCTGATGTGGATCTGTTTTTTGACTATGAAGTAGGAAAGTTTGGCCTCTTTGAGCTAATGGATGTAAAGAATGCAGCGGCTCAGATTCTTGGCTGCAAGACAGACATCATGACGCGCGACAGTTTGCACAAGATGCTGCGGGAGCAAATCGAGGCATCTGCAATTCAGGTGTTTTAA
- a CDS encoding TIR domain-containing protein: protein MDENELLEIINRAYRDSETYLDLSNRGLTTLPPDIGNLNNLQTLDIYNNQLTALPHEIGKLNKLTDFFVSDNPLKTPPIEIASKGIHAIREYFELLNKKTTVITKLYEAKLIIVGQGGVGKTSILRRLTDNSFSDTQKSTEGIEIKKLKISQNGGNEITLNVWDFGGQEIYHATHQFFLTKRSVYMLVWDARQEAVFGRIEDWLNVIKAFGEDSPIILVLNKCDTYIEEINFKDLKTKFPNIMGFLKVSSKTPRKGPDSFSKLKNVIGDVAAKLPLMGTEWFSSWRKVREVLEDDTRNYIDYSEFNKLCKKHKITESEESLLAEYLHDLGVFLHFKDDVILRNTLIIKPAWGTHAVYKVVASKKLKQGVLCEDDLPEIWKDMDGYPASQYPTLLRLMRKFELSFAMGDTNNYIIPSVLPREPIDVDDDFTTCTHVLYQYEFLPKNVMPHFIVRVHDLIKRDNDKYQCWREGVILSKETETEKTSAYIKADESKRLIDITVTGESKREFLWLIRQHFDTINDKIKKLKVDLLIPCTCTGNCPSVYKYENVRKFEIEGKSEFSCMESTKAVSVKELLNGIETTERRKKEEDSKSMGDSKFDVFISHSSKDADFITDRILPKFKSRGITYWIDHEQIGFGDGIVNKIEDGLQASKHVLVCLSPALGKSNWCRAEYEAVLHRVITETTKQKVIPLKLEDRDDYDTPFLITGLRRTEFYNSKTFEELMDYLVK, encoded by the coding sequence GTGGATGAAAATGAACTATTAGAAATAATCAATAGAGCGTATAGAGATAGTGAAACTTATTTAGATTTATCAAACAGAGGACTGACAACGCTGCCCCCTGATATTGGAAATCTTAATAATTTACAAACGCTTGATATTTATAACAACCAACTAACAGCACTGCCGCATGAGATTGGAAAGCTTAATAAACTAACAGATTTTTTTGTATCAGATAACCCGCTTAAAACCCCGCCGATAGAAATTGCCTCTAAGGGTATTCATGCTATAAGAGAATATTTTGAATTGCTAAACAAGAAAACAACTGTTATAACAAAATTATACGAGGCAAAGCTTATAATTGTAGGCCAGGGCGGAGTAGGAAAGACAAGTATTTTAAGAAGGCTTACTGATAACAGTTTTTCAGATACTCAGAAGTCAACCGAAGGAATAGAGATCAAAAAACTAAAGATTAGTCAAAATGGCGGCAATGAAATCACACTCAATGTATGGGATTTCGGTGGGCAAGAGATATATCACGCAACACATCAGTTTTTCTTAACCAAGCGCTCCGTCTATATGCTTGTCTGGGACGCAAGACAAGAGGCGGTCTTTGGCAGAATCGAGGACTGGCTCAATGTTATAAAAGCCTTTGGTGAGGACAGCCCGATCATTTTAGTCCTGAATAAATGTGATACGTATATTGAAGAGATTAACTTCAAAGACTTAAAAACGAAATTTCCCAATATCATGGGGTTCCTTAAGGTAAGTTCCAAAACTCCTAGAAAGGGACCCGATTCTTTTAGTAAATTGAAGAATGTAATCGGCGATGTGGCGGCTAAGCTCCCTCTTATGGGCACAGAATGGTTCAGCTCATGGCGCAAGGTAAGGGAGGTGTTAGAAGACGACACACGAAATTATATAGATTATTCAGAATTTAATAAACTCTGCAAAAAGCACAAAATAACTGAAAGTGAGGAAAGCCTGCTTGCCGAATATCTTCACGATTTGGGAGTATTTCTGCATTTTAAAGACGACGTCATTTTACGTAACACACTGATAATAAAACCCGCCTGGGGCACTCATGCGGTCTATAAAGTGGTAGCGTCAAAAAAACTGAAGCAAGGTGTTTTATGCGAGGACGACCTGCCGGAAATCTGGAAAGATATGGACGGTTATCCTGCATCTCAATACCCTACCCTTTTGAGGCTCATGAGAAAATTTGAACTCTCCTTTGCTATGGGAGATACAAATAACTACATCATCCCAAGCGTCTTGCCCAGAGAGCCGATAGACGTTGATGATGATTTTACTACCTGTACGCATGTCTTGTACCAATATGAGTTTTTACCTAAAAATGTGATGCCGCATTTTATAGTCCGGGTTCATGATTTAATCAAAAGAGATAATGATAAATACCAATGCTGGAGAGAGGGAGTTATTTTAAGTAAAGAAACAGAGACAGAAAAAACCTCCGCGTATATCAAAGCGGATGAGTCAAAAAGATTGATAGATATAACGGTAACAGGCGAAAGCAAACGGGAGTTTCTCTGGCTCATAAGGCAGCATTTCGATACAATTAACGATAAGATAAAGAAGCTGAAAGTGGATTTACTGATACCGTGTACGTGTACGGGAAATTGCCCGTCAGTATATAAATATGAAAATGTTCGTAAGTTTGAAATAGAAGGAAAGAGCGAATTTTCTTGCATGGAATCAACAAAGGCGGTGTCAGTTAAAGAACTTCTTAACGGGATTGAAACTACGGAAAGGAGAAAAAAGGAGGAGGATTCAAAAAGCATGGGAGATAGTAAATTTGATGTGTTTATCAGCCACAGTTCAAAGGATGCTGATTTTATTACGGATAGAATTTTGCCAAAGTTTAAAAGCAGAGGAATAACCTATTGGATTGACCATGAGCAGATAGGCTTTGGCGATGGGATTGTTAACAAAATAGAAGACGGACTACAAGCCAGTAAGCACGTTTTGGTCTGCCTAAGTCCCGCACTTGGGAAATCAAACTGGTGCAGAGCCGAATATGAGGCGGTTTTACACAGAGTAATTACTGAAACAACAAAACAAAAAGTTATACCCCTGAAATTGGAGGACAGAGATGATTATGATACTCCTTTTTTAATCACAGGCCTCAGAAGGACAGAGTTTTACAATAGCAAGACGTTTGAGGAATTAATGGATTATCTTGTGAAGTAG